The following are from one region of the Paenibacillus protaetiae genome:
- a CDS encoding DUF2264 domain-containing protein, protein MNGKYGYRDAVLTDNPLRTKRDLQQAFEALTAPLRPFYTPGGARLAVGAAGAGFEPAVAGMEGFSRIWWGMVPLLAGGGESPLWELCLQGLANGTDPAHEEYWGDAADYDQRLVEMAAIGFGLALVPERIQEPLTAEQRGHVFRWLNQINGRRVYDCNWLFFRVIVNIGFRAAGLPFDREGMEADLRRIDDFYVEDGWYTDGKGGHSDYYVPFALHFYGLLYAKLMGEEDPARSRLYRDRASRFAEPFMYWFADDGAALPYGRSLTYRFAQSAFWSAAAYAGVEGLEPGVLKGIVLRHLRWWLRQPIRDASGLLTVGYTYPNLVMAENYNSPGSPYWALKAFLPLAFSDDHPFWQAEELPLPALNALSVQRPAHLVLCREQGLPEGQGHAAAFQAGHASTNEHTHTAAKYEKFAYSTQFGFSVPRGDWGLSQGAYDSMLALSESGDSIFRVRRKNEQTAIQGNVLYARWKPWPDVEVQTWIAAGLPWHIRLHRICTGRRLEAAEGGFAVRAEPGMAADVDSGHVPWIAAAASSGGGTSAIRSLLGYETAELVYPQANTNVLHPRTAVPTLRAALEPGVHWLATAIFGSAKGRGAYAAGEFSSAAAAAKAESGANAAVAQSAAGAGAETGAGARAEAGAQHNAAAAEALWVSPCEALDVSIHDDEIVIISSEGEKILIPLKQLQAGQHGFYRNIGHNLP, encoded by the coding sequence ATGAACGGAAAGTACGGGTACAGGGATGCGGTATTAACGGATAATCCGCTGCGGACCAAACGGGACTTGCAGCAGGCATTCGAAGCGCTGACAGCGCCGTTGCGGCCATTTTATACACCGGGAGGCGCAAGGCTTGCGGTTGGGGCAGCCGGGGCAGGCTTCGAGCCGGCCGTGGCCGGGATGGAAGGCTTCTCCCGAATATGGTGGGGGATGGTGCCGCTGCTAGCAGGCGGCGGGGAGTCGCCGCTATGGGAGTTATGCCTGCAGGGGCTGGCCAATGGAACGGATCCGGCTCATGAGGAATATTGGGGCGATGCGGCCGATTATGACCAGCGGCTTGTGGAAATGGCGGCGATCGGCTTTGGGCTCGCACTTGTGCCGGAGCGCATACAGGAACCGTTAACAGCCGAGCAACGGGGGCATGTGTTCCGCTGGCTCAATCAAATAAACGGGCGCCGCGTGTACGACTGCAACTGGCTGTTTTTCCGCGTGATCGTAAACATCGGCTTTCGGGCGGCGGGGTTGCCCTTTGACCGGGAAGGAATGGAAGCCGATTTGCGGCGGATTGATGATTTTTATGTGGAGGACGGCTGGTATACCGACGGCAAGGGAGGGCACAGCGATTATTACGTTCCGTTTGCGCTTCATTTTTACGGGCTGTTGTACGCGAAGCTGATGGGGGAAGAGGATCCGGCGCGCTCCCGCCTGTACCGCGACAGAGCAAGCCGGTTTGCAGAGCCGTTTATGTATTGGTTTGCCGATGACGGCGCTGCCCTGCCGTATGGCCGAAGCTTGACGTACCGGTTCGCGCAGTCGGCGTTCTGGAGTGCGGCGGCCTATGCCGGGGTGGAAGGCTTGGAGCCCGGCGTGCTGAAAGGAATCGTGCTGCGTCATTTGCGCTGGTGGCTGCGGCAGCCGATCCGGGATGCCAGCGGGCTGCTGACAGTTGGCTACACTTATCCGAATCTTGTTATGGCGGAAAACTACAACTCGCCCGGTTCGCCGTATTGGGCGCTCAAAGCGTTTTTGCCGCTTGCTTTTTCGGACGATCATCCGTTCTGGCAGGCGGAGGAACTGCCGCTTCCTGCACTTAACGCATTATCGGTGCAGCGTCCGGCGCATCTGGTGCTTTGCCGGGAGCAAGGGCTGCCGGAAGGACAAGGGCATGCGGCGGCTTTTCAAGCGGGTCATGCGTCGACCAACGAGCACACCCATACCGCGGCGAAATATGAAAAGTTTGCGTATTCCACGCAGTTTGGATTCAGCGTGCCGCGCGGAGATTGGGGATTGTCCCAAGGCGCGTACGATTCGATGCTGGCGCTGAGCGAAAGCGGCGATTCCATATTCCGTGTCCGGCGGAAAAATGAACAGACCGCCATTCAAGGCAATGTGCTTTATGCAAGATGGAAGCCTTGGCCCGATGTGGAGGTGCAGACCTGGATCGCAGCCGGGCTGCCCTGGCATATCCGGCTGCACCGGATTTGCACGGGCCGCAGGCTGGAAGCTGCCGAAGGCGGCTTTGCCGTGCGGGCTGAGCCGGGCATGGCTGCAGATGTTGACAGCGGCCATGTCCCATGGATCGCGGCAGCCGCCAGCAGCGGCGGCGGCACCTCCGCGATCCGGAGCCTGCTGGGCTACGAAACAGCGGAGCTGGTATATCCGCAGGCCAATACCAATGTGCTGCATCCGCGCACGGCAGTGCCTACGCTTCGCGCTGCGCTTGAACCGGGCGTGCATTGGCTGGCGACAGCCATATTCGGCAGCGCAAAAGGAAGAGGCGCATATGCCGCCGGCGAGTTCAGCAGTGCCGCCGCCGCCGCGAAAGCGGAAAGCGGAGCAAATGCAGCAGTAGCGCAGAGCGCTGCCGGTGCGGGAGCAGAAACCGGAGCCGGAGCCCGGGCAGAAGCTGGAGCGCAGCATAATGCAGCTGCTGCCGAAGCGCTGTGGGTTTCACCTTGCGAAGCATTGGACGTATCGATCCATGATGACGAAATTGTAATCATAAGCAGCGAAGGAGAAAAGATCCTTATTCCGCTCAAGCAACTGCAGGCTGGGCAGCACGGCTTTTATCGTAATATCGGACATAACCTTCCGTAA
- a CDS encoding TIM-barrel domain-containing protein, giving the protein MLNSETIHPDNHTSQRAEGDRPLGPVKAVTERGDGAVRLQYAQGSVDIAFYSDDLVQVTLLGNGEPEAGIGTGEVELPAVQKAAHAADGQNLIIRAGKQTVEVDLLTSAIRFVSADGTVAARQIGLAWNDKWKATAYFAKSDKSRFYGLGEKAGFLNKAGERYEMWNTDVYSPHVQDIDALYQSIPFVLHADGDTYTGVFLDNPGRTFVDMRSFGDMFSFGCATGALRYYVISGPDMKSVVSRYTALTGRMNMPPMWSLGFHQSRYSYMDQEEVLTLARTFREKGIPLDAIYLDIHYMESYRVFTFDKVRFPDPAAMIAELKEMGVRIVPIVDPGVKKTAVDEVYREGIENDYFCKYIEGNLFAGKVWPGESVFPDFSDPKAAEWWGSLHAFYTEMGISGIWNDMNEPSVFDSESKTMDAEVMHNNGGVPKTHGEVHNLYGLWMSKATYQGLERLLGGERPFVLTRAGYAGIQKYATVWTGDNRSYWEHLAQSIPMIMNLGLSGVAFSGADVGGFASHTSAELLARWTQAGALLPYFRNHSELGSLRQEPWAFGETVENICRTYINLRYRFMPTIYSLFHEASTTGLPLVRPLVLEYPTDPNVANMNDQFLLGTDILVAPILKPGVFNRSVYLPEGEWFDYWTGERLEGGRYVLADAPLDTMPMYMRAGSVVVQQTAAVSHTAESAAAARHLDVYVPAAGSLVTNTLRHYEDDGLTTEYRSGRYDQLELTLKAEGANVELTTKAIHQGFADRLAGPVTVTVHGLGEGAASVLAWAADGKAVESKQAGTAADGSATLEFAQWPARITWTAGAKA; this is encoded by the coding sequence ATGCTGAATAGTGAAACCATTCATCCAGACAACCATACGTCCCAGCGTGCCGAAGGAGATCGTCCGCTTGGTCCGGTCAAAGCGGTAACCGAACGCGGCGATGGCGCTGTCCGGCTTCAATATGCGCAAGGCTCGGTTGACATTGCATTCTACAGCGATGATCTTGTGCAAGTAACGCTGCTTGGAAACGGCGAACCGGAAGCGGGCATCGGTACGGGCGAGGTCGAGCTGCCGGCTGTCCAGAAAGCGGCGCATGCGGCAGACGGCCAAAACTTGATAATCCGTGCAGGCAAACAAACGGTTGAGGTGGATCTGCTTACTTCTGCAATCCGTTTCGTATCCGCAGACGGCACCGTTGCTGCGCGTCAAATTGGCCTTGCGTGGAACGATAAGTGGAAGGCTACGGCCTATTTTGCCAAGTCGGACAAATCGCGTTTTTACGGCCTTGGCGAAAAAGCCGGATTTTTAAACAAAGCCGGCGAGCGTTACGAAATGTGGAATACGGACGTTTACTCCCCGCACGTGCAGGATATTGACGCGCTGTATCAATCAATCCCGTTTGTATTGCATGCTGACGGCGATACGTATACAGGCGTTTTCCTGGACAATCCGGGCCGCACGTTTGTAGATATGCGTTCGTTTGGCGATATGTTCAGCTTCGGCTGTGCAACGGGCGCGCTTCGTTATTATGTCATTTCCGGCCCGGATATGAAATCGGTAGTCAGCCGTTATACGGCGCTGACCGGCCGGATGAACATGCCGCCGATGTGGTCGCTAGGCTTCCATCAATCGCGTTACAGCTATATGGACCAGGAAGAGGTGCTGACGCTTGCGCGCACGTTCCGCGAGAAAGGCATTCCGCTGGATGCGATATATCTCGATATTCACTATATGGAAAGCTACCGCGTCTTCACATTCGATAAAGTCCGTTTCCCAGACCCTGCGGCTATGATCGCCGAGCTGAAGGAAATGGGCGTACGCATCGTGCCGATTGTAGACCCGGGCGTGAAAAAGACGGCCGTTGACGAAGTTTACCGCGAAGGCATTGAAAACGACTACTTCTGCAAATATATCGAGGGCAACCTGTTTGCCGGCAAAGTATGGCCGGGCGAAAGCGTCTTCCCGGACTTCTCGGATCCAAAGGCAGCCGAGTGGTGGGGCAGCCTGCATGCTTTTTATACCGAAATGGGCATCTCGGGCATTTGGAACGATATGAACGAACCGTCGGTATTCGACAGCGAATCGAAAACGATGGACGCGGAAGTGATGCACAATAACGGCGGCGTGCCAAAAACACACGGCGAAGTGCATAACCTGTACGGCTTGTGGATGTCCAAAGCGACCTACCAAGGGCTGGAGCGCCTGCTAGGCGGAGAGCGTCCGTTTGTACTGACACGCGCCGGATATGCCGGCATTCAAAAATATGCGACTGTCTGGACGGGCGATAACCGCAGCTATTGGGAGCATCTGGCGCAGTCCATTCCGATGATTATGAATCTTGGCTTGTCGGGCGTAGCGTTCTCGGGCGCCGATGTCGGCGGCTTCGCATCGCACACCAGCGCGGAGCTGCTGGCGCGCTGGACACAGGCGGGAGCTTTGCTTCCTTACTTCCGCAACCACAGCGAGCTTGGTTCGCTCCGTCAGGAGCCGTGGGCATTTGGTGAAACGGTGGAAAATATTTGCCGCACCTACATTAACCTCAGGTACCGCTTTATGCCGACGATTTACAGCCTGTTCCATGAAGCAAGCACAACAGGACTACCGCTTGTCCGTCCGCTTGTGCTCGAATACCCGACGGATCCGAATGTGGCGAACATGAACGATCAGTTCCTGCTTGGTACGGACATCCTGGTAGCGCCAATCTTGAAGCCGGGTGTATTTAACCGTTCGGTTTATTTGCCGGAAGGCGAGTGGTTCGATTACTGGACAGGCGAACGCTTGGAAGGCGGACGTTATGTGCTGGCGGATGCGCCGCTGGATACGATGCCGATGTATATGCGCGCAGGTTCCGTAGTCGTGCAGCAGACGGCTGCAGTAAGCCATACGGCGGAATCGGCAGCTGCCGCGCGTCATCTGGACGTGTATGTGCCGGCAGCCGGCAGCCTTGTCACGAATACGCTTCGCCATTATGAAGATGACGGCTTAACGACGGAATACCGCAGCGGCCGTTACGATCAGCTGGAGCTGACGCTGAAGGCTGAAGGCGCAAATGTAGAGCTGACGACGAAGGCCATCCATCAAGGCTTTGCTGACCGTTTGGCAGGACCGGTAACAGTGACGGTTCATGGCTTGGGCGAAGGCGCAGCGAGCGTGCTTGCTTGGGCGGCTGACGGCAAAGCTGTTGAGTCGAAGCAAGCAGGAACCGCTGCAGACGGCAGCGCGACGCTTGAATTTGCACAATGGCCGGCACGCATTACATGGACGGCTGGAGCAAAAGCTTAA
- a CDS encoding aldo/keto reductase has translation MEYVKLGRTGLEVSRICLGCMSYGDPARGNHEWTLNEEQSRPFIKRALELGINFFDTANVYSDGTSEEIVGRALKDMTTRDEVVIATKVHGVMRQGPNGGGLSRKAIMSEIDHSLRRLGTDYVDLYQIHRWDPRTPIEETMEALHDVVKAGKARYIGASSMYAWQFQKAQFAAERNGWTQFVSMQDYYNLLYREEEREMLPLCKEDGIGVIPWSPLARGKLTRDWEDTSARSETDQLYKRLYSASDEADRQVVQRVAEIAAKRELPRAQVALAWLLHKQPVTAPIVGATKLRHLEDAAAAVAVKLTPEEIASLEEPYVPHVVMGH, from the coding sequence ATGGAGTATGTGAAGCTTGGACGTACGGGACTTGAAGTTTCCCGGATTTGCCTTGGCTGTATGAGCTATGGCGATCCTGCACGCGGTAATCACGAATGGACATTAAATGAGGAGCAAAGCAGACCGTTTATTAAACGGGCGCTTGAGCTGGGCATCAACTTTTTTGATACGGCAAATGTATATTCAGACGGCACAAGCGAAGAGATCGTGGGCCGGGCGTTAAAAGATATGACAACGCGGGACGAGGTTGTAATTGCGACGAAAGTTCATGGCGTTATGCGCCAGGGGCCAAACGGCGGCGGATTGTCGCGCAAGGCGATTATGAGCGAAATCGACCACAGCTTGAGAAGGCTGGGCACCGATTATGTGGATCTGTATCAAATTCACCGGTGGGACCCCCGTACACCGATTGAAGAAACGATGGAAGCGCTCCATGATGTGGTCAAAGCCGGCAAAGCCCGCTATATCGGCGCTTCTTCCATGTATGCATGGCAGTTTCAAAAAGCGCAGTTTGCAGCTGAGCGTAACGGCTGGACCCAATTTGTTTCGATGCAGGATTATTACAATCTGCTGTACCGGGAGGAAGAGCGGGAGATGCTGCCGCTGTGCAAAGAAGACGGCATCGGCGTCATTCCGTGGAGCCCGCTCGCCCGCGGCAAGCTGACCCGCGATTGGGAGGATACAAGCGCCCGCTCGGAGACGGACCAGCTGTACAAACGGCTGTATTCCGCATCCGATGAAGCGGACCGCCAAGTGGTGCAGCGCGTAGCTGAAATTGCCGCGAAGCGGGAGCTGCCGCGCGCGCAGGTTGCGCTGGCTTGGCTGCTGCACAAGCAGCCGGTGACGGCGCCGATCGTAGGCGCAACGAAGCTGCGCCATCTGGAGGATGCGGCAGCGGCTGTTGCCGTGAAGCTGACGCCGGAAGAAATCGCAAGCCTGGAAGAGCCATATGTGCCGCATGTTGTAATGGGGCATTAA
- a CDS encoding response regulator encodes MIKLLIVDDEPNIRKGIRTSIEWEQYGIEVAGEAADGAEALEKALQLKPHIVVTDIRMPLMDGLELARRLKNELPAARIVILSGYEDFSFAKEALSIGVQDYLLKPVGAEELIELLLKISEDIKRAEADKRNQQSLNMVLNENYQAIKSDFINRILQGGFSNPASIMDKAALLKIPLDGPQHILLAVDIDDFALMTEDLPESKRELIRFSVMNIAEEVLLSHASGLVCYSEFDHLIGLMNGNRLNEDFIARICEDIQQAVRTYLKLSVSIGISGICSRISDLNIAYAEAFSALKAKIHKGKASLIRYHDLAVSPAPHHVLYPSEEEKVIIGCLKTINTAELQNAIDQIFNRFAAGQTDAARIRSICGRLLLMSVSGIEEMSVDVSSIIGTDFNPYREMERFDTLEDLRNWMNHLLGRLSGLVQENKNEKFKGVIKTALRYMEENYDRAVSLADVAAVVYVTPNYLSRIFKEEMGLNFVEWLNRYRIEKAKALLAEPGAKTYSVAEKVGYSDYKYFSQMFKRFVSCSPKEYKELKARAGS; translated from the coding sequence ATGATCAAGCTGCTGATCGTTGACGATGAGCCCAATATTCGCAAAGGTATTCGAACGTCCATCGAGTGGGAGCAATACGGGATTGAAGTGGCCGGCGAAGCGGCGGACGGCGCAGAAGCTTTGGAGAAGGCGCTTCAATTAAAGCCGCATATCGTAGTCACCGACATTCGCATGCCGCTGATGGATGGGCTGGAATTAGCACGGCGATTAAAAAATGAGCTGCCCGCCGCGCGCATTGTTATTCTGAGCGGTTACGAAGACTTCAGCTTTGCGAAAGAAGCATTGTCCATCGGCGTGCAGGATTACCTGCTTAAGCCGGTTGGCGCAGAGGAGCTGATTGAGCTGCTTCTTAAAATAAGCGAAGACATCAAGCGGGCGGAGGCGGATAAGCGGAATCAGCAATCATTAAATATGGTGCTGAATGAAAACTATCAAGCGATCAAATCCGATTTTATCAATCGCATATTGCAGGGCGGTTTCTCCAATCCGGCATCTATTATGGACAAGGCAGCGCTTCTGAAAATTCCGCTGGACGGGCCGCAACATATTTTGCTTGCTGTCGATATCGACGATTTTGCCCTCATGACGGAAGACTTGCCGGAAAGCAAACGGGAATTAATCCGCTTCTCCGTTATGAATATTGCCGAGGAAGTGTTGTTGTCTCATGCATCCGGCCTCGTTTGCTACAGTGAGTTCGATCATTTGATCGGGCTTATGAACGGCAACAGGCTGAACGAGGATTTCATTGCCCGCATTTGCGAGGATATTCAGCAGGCGGTCAGAACCTATTTGAAGCTTTCCGTTTCTATTGGAATCAGCGGCATATGCAGCCGGATTTCCGACCTAAACATCGCTTACGCCGAAGCGTTCTCCGCGCTTAAAGCCAAAATTCATAAAGGCAAAGCCAGCCTGATCCGTTATCATGACCTTGCGGTTTCACCTGCACCGCACCATGTGCTGTACCCTTCCGAAGAGGAGAAGGTCATTATCGGCTGCCTCAAAACGATAAATACGGCAGAGCTTCAGAACGCCATTGATCAAATTTTCAACCGTTTTGCTGCCGGACAGACAGATGCGGCCCGGATCAGAAGCATTTGCGGCAGGCTGCTGCTCATGTCGGTCAGCGGCATTGAAGAGATGAGCGTTGATGTCAGCAGCATCATCGGGACAGACTTTAATCCTTACCGGGAGATGGAGCGTTTCGATACGCTGGAAGACCTGCGCAATTGGATGAATCATCTTCTCGGACGGCTGTCGGGGCTTGTGCAGGAAAACAAAAACGAGAAATTCAAAGGGGTTATCAAAACCGCGCTTCGTTACATGGAGGAAAATTATGACCGGGCAGTAAGCCTTGCCGACGTAGCCGCCGTCGTCTATGTAACGCCAAATTACTTAAGCCGCATCTTCAAGGAAGAGATGGGTTTAAATTTCGTGGAGTGGCTGAACCGCTACCGGATTGAGAAAGCGAAAGCGCTGCTTGCCGAACCGGGCGCCAAAACCTATTCGGTTGCCGAAAAGGTCGGCTACAGCGACTACAAATATTTCTCGCAAATGTTCAAAAGATTCGTCAGCTGCTCGCCCAAGGAATACAAAGAGCTAAAAGCGCGGGCCGGCAGCTGA
- a CDS encoding cache domain-containing sensor histidine kinase, which produces MIKRWFFSLQNKFMIFSLLIVLIPLIFVSGFSYIQSTRIIEKKVSLSNLKTVQQIGENINFFLSDMSNSALSLWQNKEFMKYFMLSYSQVAGSRNYLLSAQNALNSFAVFHTNIYSIYVKGMNGLEFDSASSTNTITPELQKQMFALRGEGIWIADEIMQYNHTPLKVISYIKVLKNIDKISADLALIKINVDEQEISDIYRDKLLSGSSDYFIIDEHKQIISSLDKSRIGTTLDSKYDDRRLYQQNSGYFKASLDGNPYIETYYNLSRPGWKLVNLVPMNELSSDTKMIRNVTVYAVLGSFILCLLMIILFSYKVLSPLNRVRRSMKALESENFSVVLPVKGNDEIAMISRSFNRMSRRLGELINEVYAGQLKQKEAELKALQAQINPHFLYNTLDTIYWMARMEKAYESSKLVQALSKLFRLSLNSGNEQTTVASEVEHLKSYILIQEKRFEDSIRFEIQAEPEAMACKTVKLVLQPLVENAIHHGIEKKGKHGTVRITISREGEELVYRITDDGAGADEAEITALLQQIKDGNRGFGIKNVNDRIHLICGQEYGLSFQTSPGSGMTVIVRQPFHIGG; this is translated from the coding sequence ATGATTAAGAGATGGTTTTTCAGCCTGCAAAACAAATTTATGATCTTCTCTTTGCTCATTGTACTAATTCCCCTTATTTTTGTAAGCGGATTCTCGTATATTCAATCGACCCGGATCATTGAGAAGAAGGTGAGCCTCTCCAATCTCAAGACAGTTCAGCAAATCGGCGAAAACATTAACTTTTTCTTGAGCGACATGAGCAACTCCGCATTGAGCTTGTGGCAAAACAAGGAGTTTATGAAATATTTCATGCTCTCCTACAGCCAGGTGGCGGGGTCCCGCAACTATCTGCTGTCCGCCCAAAATGCGTTAAACAGCTTTGCTGTTTTCCATACCAACATTTACTCCATCTATGTAAAAGGGATGAACGGCCTGGAGTTCGATTCGGCAAGCAGCACAAATACCATTACCCCGGAGCTGCAGAAGCAAATGTTTGCTTTGCGCGGCGAAGGCATATGGATTGCCGATGAGATTATGCAGTACAACCATACCCCCCTTAAAGTGATTTCGTACATCAAGGTTTTGAAAAATATCGATAAAATCTCAGCGGACCTCGCCCTTATTAAAATCAATGTGGATGAACAGGAAATATCGGATATTTACCGGGATAAGCTGCTCAGCGGCAGCAGCGATTACTTCATTATCGACGAGCATAAGCAAATTATCTCTTCGCTGGATAAATCCCGGATCGGCACTACGCTGGACAGCAAATACGATGATAGAAGGCTCTATCAACAAAACAGCGGCTACTTTAAAGCAAGCCTGGACGGAAACCCCTATATCGAAACCTACTATAATCTATCCCGGCCGGGCTGGAAGCTGGTAAACTTGGTGCCGATGAACGAGCTGTCCAGCGATACGAAGATGATCCGGAACGTCACGGTATATGCCGTTCTGGGGAGCTTTATATTATGCCTGCTTATGATTATTTTGTTTTCCTACAAAGTGCTCAGCCCGCTTAACCGGGTCAGGCGCTCCATGAAAGCGCTGGAGAGTGAAAATTTCAGCGTGGTGCTTCCCGTCAAAGGCAACGACGAAATCGCAATGATCAGCCGAAGCTTCAACCGAATGTCAAGACGGCTTGGCGAGCTTATCAATGAGGTATACGCCGGGCAGCTCAAACAGAAAGAAGCCGAGCTGAAAGCTTTGCAAGCCCAGATCAATCCTCATTTTTTATACAACACGCTTGATACGATCTATTGGATGGCCCGAATGGAAAAAGCTTATGAAAGCTCGAAGCTCGTTCAAGCGCTGTCCAAACTGTTCCGGTTAAGCTTAAACAGCGGCAATGAGCAAACAACAGTCGCCAGCGAAGTCGAGCATTTGAAGTCATATATTCTCATTCAGGAGAAACGGTTTGAGGACAGCATCCGCTTCGAAATTCAAGCGGAGCCGGAAGCGATGGCCTGCAAAACGGTAAAGCTTGTTCTTCAGCCTTTAGTGGAAAACGCCATCCATCACGGCATTGAAAAAAAAGGAAAACACGGCACCGTTCGAATCACGATCAGCCGTGAGGGCGAAGAGCTCGTTTACCGGATTACCGACGATGGGGCAGGCGCGGATGAAGCGGAGATTACTGCCCTGCTTCAGCAGATCAAAGACGGCAACCGCGGGTTCGGCATTAAAAATGTGAACGACCGGATTCATCTGATTTGCGGCCAGGAATATGGGCTTTCGTTCCAGACCTCTCCCGGCAGCGGCATGACCGTTATCGTCAGACAACCGTTTCATATAGGAGGATAA
- a CDS encoding extracellular solute-binding protein, giving the protein MKSRRWKTAGISVAALTLGMSLIAGCGGNNTDNSSSPAANGGQSEAGNSSESKAPAKEPVKIKFMNLWAKDSTENVAVTVRAQLAKFQQENPDIIVEEESIGDQNAYYTKLKTLAASNDLPDIFISKGSELAMFSQNETTASLDDLLNADPAWKDGFLPTAFNDLSSGGHTYGIPFSMLATSVVYYNKQLFADAGIASFPKTWAELQDAVDKLKAKGVTPIALGNKEQWVAESCILSALGDRFTGTDWFNSIINKSGAKFTDPDFVKGLAALQDLAKQGAFNADLNSINNDQQKTLYFNGKAAMFMEGSWAIGAVASAPKEVADNTEVAVLPAVEGGKGNALATSGGAGSGYAVGIKGFEDKKDAIAKVLKAISGEDFAKSLAEKGEPVAFKVADYDKSKVSPLAVKYAELSSQLQFTPIYDSYLSPALISVLNADLQALLINAISPDDLAKKVQAEYEKAS; this is encoded by the coding sequence ATGAAATCAAGACGTTGGAAAACAGCGGGTATATCGGTTGCGGCACTTACTTTGGGGATGTCTCTGATCGCAGGCTGCGGAGGGAACAATACAGACAACAGTTCCTCGCCTGCGGCAAACGGCGGCCAATCGGAAGCCGGCAATTCGTCAGAATCAAAAGCGCCAGCCAAAGAGCCGGTCAAGATTAAGTTCATGAACTTGTGGGCGAAGGACAGCACGGAGAACGTAGCAGTGACGGTACGCGCCCAGCTGGCAAAGTTTCAGCAAGAGAATCCGGACATTATCGTAGAAGAGGAATCCATCGGCGATCAGAATGCTTATTATACGAAATTGAAAACGCTGGCAGCCTCCAACGATCTTCCGGATATTTTCATCAGCAAAGGTTCGGAGCTGGCTATGTTCTCGCAAAATGAAACGACCGCTTCACTGGATGATTTGCTGAATGCGGACCCGGCCTGGAAGGACGGCTTCCTGCCAACCGCCTTTAACGACCTTAGCAGCGGGGGCCATACGTACGGCATCCCGTTCTCGATGCTGGCCACTTCGGTTGTTTATTACAATAAGCAGCTGTTTGCCGACGCCGGCATCGCCTCGTTCCCGAAAACATGGGCGGAGCTGCAGGATGCGGTTGATAAACTGAAAGCAAAAGGGGTTACCCCGATTGCGCTTGGCAATAAGGAGCAATGGGTCGCGGAGTCTTGTATTTTAAGCGCGCTTGGCGACCGGTTTACAGGTACGGACTGGTTTAACAGCATCATCAACAAATCCGGCGCGAAGTTTACGGACCCTGATTTCGTAAAAGGGTTGGCGGCGCTTCAAGATTTGGCGAAGCAAGGCGCGTTTAATGCCGACCTGAACAGCATCAACAATGACCAGCAAAAAACGCTTTATTTTAACGGCAAAGCAGCCATGTTTATGGAGGGCAGCTGGGCAATCGGCGCTGTAGCATCCGCTCCTAAAGAAGTGGCGGACAATACGGAAGTCGCGGTGCTTCCGGCGGTCGAAGGCGGCAAAGGCAACGCGCTTGCAACCTCGGGCGGAGCAGGGTCCGGCTATGCGGTTGGCATTAAAGGCTTCGAAGACAAAAAAGACGCGATCGCCAAAGTGCTTAAAGCGATCAGCGGCGAAGATTTCGCGAAGAGCCTCGCAGAGAAAGGCGAGCCGGTTGCATTCAAGGTAGCGGACTATGACAAGAGCAAAGTAAGCCCGCTTGCTGTTAAATATGCGGAGTTGTCCTCGCAGCTGCAATTTACGCCGATCTACGATTCTTACTTGAGCCCGGCGCTGATTAGCGTATTAAATGCCGATTTGCAAGCGCTGCTGATTAACGCGATATCTCCTGATGACTTGGCCAAGAAAGTTCAAGCGGAATACGAGAAAGCCAGCTAA